From one Nilaparvata lugens isolate BPH chromosome 2, ASM1435652v1, whole genome shotgun sequence genomic stretch:
- the LOC111053337 gene encoding uncharacterized protein LOC111053337: MLHSSRLLVLWRSRQICINRFSTGRNSYARFRKRDTNSFERSEEPKNSRSRINTSEPGIGARLKIIKGDQPNIEELEEDDIEGMEQDFMNSRGMFKDHEREMQARNFRVGLKITERKHFKQPVEPNLLSWSEKEQIRNLHSEDRLIWTTEKLADGFPATEDIIQKVLHSSWKPSDVAKVRKHDEKVAENWKKFYAGELTIHNQNLRKHLVKFNRRNFLPNKTTDYSSYAVRSLPEPKTSEFSNIIESYKRLKLISEGDHSPQVQSIENPVTRDKVVEKVKSNENTYLERKIRGGLYTLDLLKKDVAKSMPLNKEGSETDRRLIKSYVKEENKRQSFDEMTEVYKNHALNTDKRRIPSNKEEVMDRSRIKGVGKKEEGLKENWRKIGEDEEKANRCERRQKFEESENFGSRNLIELRGMEDSFRVGEGDEKIIKFKLNDSNFENRSKKPRRSADSGVENRRESGFNNEAADVENETRIWSGKTYRSADLGVVHQNTSTLNNESAALENESQIWSGKTHGSAYSGVVYRNEGEKSRSTGKTGDLEVVNIGDNEGQVRSNVYESQFDGNSKSLPAKYSKEGNIIWEMEKKHAVDDIAYRIRIPKDKIKKGYLYKVNDCFYTHEGEFLYRVPGMT, encoded by the exons atgttACACTCAAGCAGACTATTAGTGCTTTGGCGTAGTAGGCAAATCTGTATTAATAGATTTTCTACAGGAAGGAACAGTTATGCTCGTTTTCGTAAGAGAGATACAAATTCTTTTGAAAGATCAGAAGAACCGAAAAATAGTAGAAGTAGAATAAACACAAGCGAACCAGGAATTGGAGCTcgtttaaaaattatcaagggagatcagccaaatattgaagaattagaGGAAGATGATATTGAAGGTATGGAACAGGATTTTATGAATTCCAGAGGCATGTTCAAAGATCATGAAAG AGAAATGCAAGCAAGAAACTTCAGAGTAGGACTGAAAATAACGGAGAGAAAGCACTTTAAGCAGCCAGTGGAACCAAATCTATTATCTTGGTCTGAAAAGGAGCAGATTAGGAACCTCCATTCTGAAGATCGACTGATTTGGACTACTGAAAAATTGGCAGACGGTTTTCCAGCTACTGAGGATATTATACAG aaAGTTTTGCATTCGTCTTGGAAGCCGTCCGATGTTGCGAAAGTTCGTAAACATGACGAAAAAGTGGccgaaaattggaaaaaattctATGCTGGTGAGCTGACCATCCACAATCAAAATCTGAGAAAGCATTTGGTGAAATTCAACCGACGGAATTTTCTGCCCAATAAGACTACCG ATTATTCATCCTATGCAGTAAGATCTCTACCCGAGCCGAAAACGTCAGAATTCTCCAACATCATAGAAAGTTACAAACGCTTGAAACTCATATCAGAAGGTGATCATTCTCCACAAGTTCAAAGTATCGAAAACCCAGTAACAAGAGATAAAGTAGTGGAGAAAGTAAAATCAAACGAGAACACGTACTTGGAAAGAAAAATTCGAGGCGGACTCTACACCCTTGATTTGCTAAAGAAGGACGTGGCAAAGAGTATGCCGTTAAACAAGGAAGGAAGCGAAACCGATAGAAGGCTGATAAAGAGTTATGtgaaagaagagaataagagaCAATCGTTTGATGAAATGACGGAAGTGTATAAGAATCATGCATTGAATACGGATAAGAGGAGAATACCTTCTAATAAGGAGGAAGTGATGGATAGAAGCAGAATAAAAGGGGtaggaaaaaaagaagaaggttTAAAGGAGAATTGGAGAAAAATTGGAGAGGACGAAGAGAAAGCTAACAGGTGTGAGAGGAGACAGAAATTTgaggaaagtgaaaattttggtAGCAGGAATCTAATAGAGTTAAGAGGTATGGAAGATAGTTTCCGTGTTGGAGAAGGTGatgagaaaattattaaattcaaactaaatgattctaattttgaaaataggaGTAAAAAACCTCGAAGATCAGCTGATTCGGGAGTTGAAAATCGAAGGGAGAGTGGTTTTAATAACGAAGCAGCTGATGTGGAAAATGAAACTCGAATTTGGAGTGGAAAAACCTATAGATCAGCTGATTTGGGGGTCGTACATCAAAATACGAGTACTTTGAATAACGAATCAGCTGCGCTGGAAAATGAATCTCAAATTTGGAGCGGGAAAACTCATGGATCAGCATATTCAGGGGTTGTATATCGAAATGAGGGTGAAAAAAGTAGGTCGACGGGTAAAACAGGTGATCTAGAAGTTGTAAATATTGGTGATAATGAAGGCCAGGTTAGGTCGAACGTTTATGAAAGTCAATTCGATGGAAACTCGAAAAGTCTGCCAGCTAAGTACAGTAAGGAAGGTAATATTATTTGGGAAATGGAAAAGAAACATGCAGTAGATGATATAGCTTATAGAATACGTATACCTAAAGATAAGATCAAGAAAGGTTATTTGTATAAGGTCAACGATTGCTTTTACACTCATGAAGGTGAATTTCTGTATAGAGTACCGGGTATGACGTGA